Proteins co-encoded in one Metabacillus sp. KUDC1714 genomic window:
- the melA gene encoding alpha-glucosidase/alpha-galactosidase — MSKITFIGAGSTVFAKNVLGDCMFVPALAGFEFALFDIDEQRLKDSENMLNNLKNNYNSNITIKSYSDRKEALREAKYVINAIQVGGYKPSTVIDFEIPKKYGLQQTIADTTGIGGIFRALRTIPVMLDFAKDIEEVCPDALFLNYTNPMAALTGAMLRYTNVKTIGLCHSVQICTEHLFRDLEMDHEGIEERIAGINHMAWLLEVKRDGKDLYPEIKRRAKEKQKTKHDDMVRYELMDKFGYYITESSEHNAEYHPYFIKKNYPELIEKFNIPLDEYPRRCVSQIERWETMREEMVNNSQLTHTRSHEYGSRIIEAMETNVPFKFGGNLLNTGRLISNLPENAVVEVPCVVDRNGIMPTYIGNLPEQLAALNRTNINTQLLTIEAAITGKRAHVYQAAMLDPHTSAELSMDDIIAMCDELIEAHGEMLPQFVNNKVEV, encoded by the coding sequence TTGTCAAAAATTACTTTTATCGGCGCAGGTAGCACAGTTTTTGCAAAAAATGTATTAGGAGATTGTATGTTTGTTCCTGCATTAGCAGGCTTTGAATTTGCCCTTTTCGATATCGATGAGCAGCGTTTAAAAGATTCAGAAAATATGTTAAATAATTTAAAGAATAATTACAACAGCAACATCACGATTAAATCCTACTCTGATCGTAAAGAAGCGTTACGAGAAGCGAAATATGTGATCAATGCAATCCAAGTTGGTGGCTATAAACCGAGTACAGTAATCGATTTTGAAATTCCTAAAAAATACGGCTTGCAGCAAACAATTGCTGACACAACGGGTATTGGTGGGATTTTTAGAGCACTTCGTACAATTCCAGTTATGTTGGATTTTGCAAAGGATATCGAAGAGGTTTGCCCAGACGCTTTATTCTTAAATTACACAAATCCGATGGCGGCTCTAACTGGAGCAATGCTCCGTTATACAAATGTAAAAACAATTGGCTTATGCCATAGTGTTCAAATCTGCACTGAGCATTTGTTTAGAGATTTAGAAATGGACCATGAAGGAATTGAAGAGAGAATCGCAGGAATTAATCATATGGCGTGGTTATTAGAGGTGAAACGAGACGGGAAGGATCTCTATCCAGAAATCAAACGTCGTGCAAAGGAAAAACAAAAAACAAAGCATGATGATATGGTACGTTACGAATTAATGGATAAGTTCGGCTACTACATCACAGAGTCGTCCGAGCATAATGCAGAATACCACCCATATTTTATTAAGAAAAACTATCCAGAGTTAATTGAAAAATTCAATATTCCGCTTGATGAATACCCACGTCGCTGTGTTTCTCAAATTGAGAGATGGGAAACGATGCGTGAAGAAATGGTTAATAACAGTCAATTAACCCATACTCGTTCACATGAATACGGCTCACGCATCATCGAGGCAATGGAAACAAATGTCCCATTTAAATTTGGCGGAAATCTCCTAAATACAGGTCGTTTAATTAGTAATCTACCAGAAAATGCGGTTGTAGAGGTACCATGTGTCGTTGATCGTAACGGGATTATGCCAACATACATTGGTAATCTACCAGAGCAATTAGCAGCTCTAAATAGAACAAATATCAATACACAGCTATTAACAATCGAAGCAGCTATTACAGGGAAACGAGCGCATGTATACCAAGCAGCAATGTTAGATCCGCACACAAGCGCAGAACTATCCATGGACGACATCATCGCAATGTGTGACGAACTAATTGAAGCACACGGTGAAATGTTACCACAGTTTGTGAATAATAAAGTAGAAGTTTAA
- a CDS encoding ABC transporter substrate-binding protein: MKKTKLAFLFLALLLVMVPVLQGCSDSSSSSSTGSDSKDSGETVNLTFSAWGNPAEIKVYQKAVDGFMKENPNIKVKLVPIPSDGYIQKLQTQLQGSQAPDVFYVGDGDISKIIETGKLAPLGEFMNSSESYAKPDEFAEGLWGAAKKDDEIYGITVDCNPMLLYYNKKLLSELGIKSPQEYFDAGEWNFAAMEEVTSQLREGGKYGFIADNGWASLFSWIWANGGEIYNKETGEFVLDQNEKGMEAMEFLAKMVKDKNFTYTGSLPKGQGAEAMFMSGQVGMVAAGRWFTPLFNENKSLEWDYISWPSNTENKTEPVGIPTAYLAANNDSKHKEEAMKFVTYYTSKVGQEMRLAGVGNAIPSIGGIDEAVTDSKVPEHVDVIIQAREQGFANAIQSTIPGLDKEVNDIMDLMYLGKDDAQTTVTKLAEKANTMIAEHKGE; encoded by the coding sequence ATGAAGAAAACGAAACTTGCATTTTTATTTCTTGCTTTATTGCTAGTAATGGTACCAGTTCTACAAGGTTGTAGTGATTCTAGTAGTTCAAGTTCGACAGGTTCCGATTCAAAGGATTCAGGTGAAACAGTTAATTTAACGTTTTCTGCTTGGGGAAATCCAGCTGAAATCAAAGTATATCAAAAAGCTGTTGATGGCTTTATGAAAGAAAACCCAAATATCAAGGTAAAACTTGTACCAATCCCAAGTGATGGTTACATTCAAAAATTACAAACACAACTTCAAGGTAGTCAAGCTCCAGATGTTTTCTACGTCGGTGACGGTGATATTTCAAAAATCATTGAAACTGGTAAACTTGCTCCACTTGGTGAATTCATGAATAGCTCTGAAAGCTATGCAAAACCTGATGAATTTGCTGAAGGTTTATGGGGTGCCGCAAAAAAGGATGACGAAATTTATGGGATTACAGTTGATTGTAATCCAATGTTACTCTACTACAACAAAAAATTACTTTCAGAATTAGGTATTAAATCTCCACAAGAATATTTCGATGCAGGTGAATGGAATTTCGCAGCAATGGAAGAAGTAACAAGTCAGTTACGTGAAGGCGGAAAATATGGATTTATCGCTGATAATGGATGGGCTTCATTATTTAGCTGGATCTGGGCAAATGGTGGAGAAATTTACAATAAGGAAACAGGCGAATTTGTATTAGATCAAAATGAAAAAGGTATGGAAGCAATGGAATTCCTTGCAAAAATGGTAAAAGATAAAAACTTTACGTATACTGGGTCCCTACCAAAAGGACAGGGGGCAGAGGCAATGTTTATGTCTGGACAAGTTGGTATGGTAGCTGCAGGTAGATGGTTTACTCCTTTATTCAATGAAAACAAATCGTTAGAGTGGGATTATATTTCTTGGCCATCAAACACTGAAAATAAAACTGAGCCAGTAGGTATCCCAACTGCTTATCTTGCTGCAAACAATGATTCAAAGCATAAAGAAGAAGCAATGAAGTTCGTAACATACTATACATCTAAAGTTGGCCAAGAAATGCGTCTAGCTGGTGTAGGTAATGCGATTCCATCAATTGGTGGTATTGACGAAGCTGTAACAGATTCGAAGGTTCCTGAACATGTTGACGTAATCATTCAAGCGCGTGAACAAGGTTTTGCAAATGCTATCCAATCGACAATTCCAGGATTAGATAAAGAGGTAAATGACATTATGGACTTAATGTATCTTGGAAAAGATGATGCGCAAACAACAGTGACAAAATTAGCTGAAAAAGCAAACACAATGATTGCTGAGCATAAAGGTGAGTAA
- a CDS encoding carbohydrate ABC transporter permease: MKISDAQTKTIPNQQVSIKLGKKIKPTRILLHIVLIFGAFLMVAPFLWTISSSLKDMSQIFLVPPKWLPDPVTFQNYPNSLTAMPFGKAYFNSFYITGLVVFLNILTCSMAAYAFAKIRFYGSNVLFILFLATMMIPKQVTMVPLYLIMDKLGWIDTHLAIIVPAGLFNAFGVFLLRQFIRGIPNELEEAAVLDGANPLRIYWSVILPLIRPALAAFGIFSFMGIWNGFLEPLIYLSTPEKFTVPLLLNTFKGLYFTDWSLMMAGTTISIIPVIVVYIIAQKQIIEGIALTGSKG, translated from the coding sequence ATGAAGATCAGTGATGCTCAAACGAAAACGATCCCAAATCAACAAGTATCGATAAAGCTAGGGAAGAAAATAAAACCAACAAGAATTTTGCTTCATATTGTGTTAATTTTCGGGGCATTTTTGATGGTAGCTCCATTTTTGTGGACAATAAGTAGTTCTCTTAAGGATATGTCACAAATTTTCCTTGTACCACCAAAATGGCTTCCAGATCCAGTAACATTTCAAAATTATCCTAACTCATTAACTGCGATGCCATTTGGAAAAGCATATTTTAATAGCTTTTATATAACAGGATTAGTCGTCTTTCTTAATATTCTAACATGCTCTATGGCTGCATATGCATTTGCAAAAATCCGTTTTTACGGCTCTAATGTTTTGTTCATTTTGTTTCTAGCAACAATGATGATTCCTAAGCAGGTTACAATGGTTCCGCTTTATTTGATCATGGATAAGCTCGGATGGATTGATACTCACTTAGCGATCATCGTTCCTGCTGGTTTATTTAATGCATTTGGAGTGTTTTTATTACGACAATTTATTAGAGGGATTCCAAATGAATTAGAGGAAGCAGCTGTGCTTGATGGAGCAAATCCATTACGGATTTACTGGAGTGTTATATTACCATTAATTCGACCAGCATTAGCAGCATTCGGTATTTTTTCATTCATGGGTATATGGAATGGCTTCTTAGAACCATTAATTTACCTGTCAACACCTGAAAAGTTTACTGTACCTTTATTATTAAACACGTTTAAAGGTCTTTACTTTACAGATTGGTCACTTATGATGGCAGGAACGACAATTTCTATTATTCCAGTAATTGTTGTGTATATCATTGCACAGAAACAAATCATTGAAGGTATCGCTTTAACTGGTTCGAAGGGTTAA
- the sdaAB gene encoding L-serine ammonia-lyase, iron-sulfur-dependent subunit beta yields the protein MKYRSAFDIIGPIMIGPSSSHTAGAARIGRVARTLFGKEPKKAVISLYGSFAKTYKGHGTDVAIVGGLLDFDTFDERIPQAIQLADQAGIEIEFIVENLVTDHPNTVRIHLFDDEKELDVVGISIGGGTIEITELNSFKLKLSGEYPAILVVHQDRYGVISGVTNILAKYQLNIGHMEVSRKEKGNMAMMVIEVDQKIEDIVIQEIESLPNITQTIRMVE from the coding sequence ATGAAATATAGATCAGCTTTTGATATTATCGGGCCAATTATGATAGGCCCTTCGAGTTCACATACAGCTGGGGCAGCTCGAATTGGTCGTGTCGCAAGAACATTATTCGGAAAAGAACCAAAAAAAGCAGTAATTTCTTTATATGGTTCGTTTGCGAAAACATACAAAGGCCATGGAACAGATGTAGCTATTGTTGGAGGTTTACTGGATTTTGATACTTTTGATGAACGAATTCCACAGGCGATCCAATTAGCTGATCAAGCAGGAATCGAAATCGAGTTTATTGTTGAAAATCTAGTGACTGACCATCCAAATACAGTCAGAATTCATTTGTTTGATGATGAAAAAGAACTCGATGTCGTAGGCATTTCGATCGGTGGTGGAACGATTGAAATAACGGAATTAAATTCCTTTAAGCTTAAATTATCAGGAGAATATCCAGCCATACTCGTCGTTCATCAAGATCGATATGGTGTGATTTCAGGTGTGACAAATATTTTAGCAAAGTATCAATTAAATATTGGACATATGGAAGTATCTCGGAAAGAAAAAGGCAATATGGCAATGATGGTGATCGAAGTTGATCAAAAAATTGAAGATATCGTTATTCAGGAAATTGAGAGTTTACCAAATATTACTCAGACAATCAGAATGGTAGAGTAA
- a CDS encoding carbohydrate ABC transporter permease, with product MGKRQNLWGYTFLAPQLIGLLAFSLIPVLFTLALSFMKWDGFGAKEFIGLANYIDQFTEPDFWKALVNTAYYTILVIPFSIGISLAVAIALNKIKGKDFYRLFYFMPVVTSSVSIGVIWMWILNGDFGILNQVLANIGIDGPMWLTDTKWVMPSIAILSIWWGLGHNMVIFLAGLQGISRSYYEAADIDGANKWQQFRHITLPLLSPTTFFITIMAIISSFQVFDQAFVMTSGGPAKSSYTFVYHIYEAAFVDFKMGVSSAAAMILFVIILIFTLIQFKMSQRWVHYEDQ from the coding sequence TTGGGAAAACGTCAAAATCTTTGGGGTTATACGTTTTTAGCTCCGCAATTAATTGGTTTACTAGCATTCTCTTTAATTCCAGTTCTTTTTACATTAGCTCTAAGCTTTATGAAATGGGATGGGTTTGGTGCAAAAGAATTCATTGGTCTCGCAAACTATATTGATCAATTCACAGAACCTGATTTTTGGAAGGCATTAGTAAATACAGCTTATTATACGATTTTAGTTATTCCATTTAGTATTGGGATCTCTTTAGCCGTCGCGATTGCCCTAAACAAAATTAAAGGGAAGGATTTTTATCGCCTGTTCTATTTCATGCCTGTTGTAACAAGCTCAGTATCAATCGGTGTGATTTGGATGTGGATTTTAAACGGTGATTTCGGAATTTTGAACCAAGTTTTAGCTAACATTGGAATCGATGGACCGATGTGGTTAACGGATACAAAATGGGTGATGCCTTCAATTGCCATATTAAGTATATGGTGGGGATTAGGTCATAATATGGTTATTTTCTTAGCTGGTCTTCAAGGAATTTCAAGGTCCTATTACGAAGCGGCAGATATTGATGGTGCAAATAAGTGGCAGCAATTCCGCCATATTACATTACCTTTATTATCACCAACCACTTTCTTTATTACAATCATGGCGATCATTTCTTCGTTCCAGGTGTTTGACCAAGCTTTCGTCATGACAAGTGGTGGACCGGCAAAATCGAGCTACACATTTGTCTATCATATTTATGAAGCTGCATTTGTAGACTTCAAAATGGGTGTAAGCTCTGCAGCTGCGATGATTCTTTTTGTTATTATCTTAATTTTCACATTAATCCAGTTTAAGATGTCGCAAAGGTGGGTTCATTATGAAGATCAGTGA
- a CDS encoding MFS transporter, whose protein sequence is MNIETVQQVRPKRKYIPLPFLVIFIGYLVFGFSENIKGPAIPRIQTDFAIDELQIGMLLAFNSLGFLLACSFTGVLTSRYGIKLSSLLAFGSMTAAGVFIYYSSHYFTFSLSYFFMYIGNGMLEIALAILAARVFTKNTGFMMNLSHFFYGLSSTVAPIMATGLMGMHVFGGELGWRGMYVLMLSLCLIPMIPTIFSKFPENNATVEERIPLKVYIKDPAAWFIIIILSLGVIAELSMAGWLVNFLEKSYHWSSTASSAMLSVFFLCFMLGRLLLGVITDKIGFMTSLIIFSAIAGIATILATLIGSSGVWLFALAGIGIAPIYPTVMALLAKRYPNGIDAAISFTVTLMGIAVVLGNFMIGAIIDFFKEWFSSLHGAEIGLTRGFQAGFIFIGLCALLCSVASVILYRYLQRKNEVI, encoded by the coding sequence ATGAATATTGAAACAGTTCAACAAGTTCGTCCTAAGAGAAAATACATACCCCTTCCTTTTCTAGTAATATTTATTGGTTATTTAGTTTTCGGATTCTCAGAGAATATTAAGGGTCCTGCAATTCCGCGTATACAAACTGATTTTGCAATTGATGAATTACAAATTGGTATGCTTTTAGCTTTTAACTCGCTCGGGTTTTTACTCGCTTGTAGTTTTACTGGGGTATTAACATCAAGGTATGGGATAAAACTATCTAGTCTATTGGCGTTTGGTTCTATGACAGCAGCTGGAGTATTTATTTATTATTCAAGTCATTATTTTACGTTTTCACTTTCTTATTTCTTTATGTATATTGGAAATGGCATGCTTGAAATTGCGTTAGCGATCTTAGCGGCGCGTGTTTTTACGAAGAATACAGGATTTATGATGAATCTATCACATTTCTTCTATGGATTAAGCTCCACTGTTGCTCCAATTATGGCAACTGGATTAATGGGGATGCATGTTTTTGGAGGTGAATTAGGGTGGCGTGGGATGTATGTCCTTATGCTTTCCTTATGTCTTATTCCGATGATCCCGACTATTTTTAGTAAATTCCCAGAGAATAATGCAACGGTAGAAGAAAGGATTCCATTAAAAGTGTATATTAAGGATCCTGCTGCTTGGTTCATTATTATCATTCTTTCTTTAGGGGTAATTGCAGAGTTATCAATGGCGGGTTGGCTTGTTAATTTCTTGGAAAAATCCTATCATTGGAGCTCAACTGCATCATCAGCAATGTTATCTGTATTTTTTCTCTGCTTTATGCTAGGGAGACTTTTATTAGGAGTAATTACAGATAAAATTGGGTTTATGACATCACTTATCATTTTTTCTGCGATTGCAGGAATTGCGACGATTCTTGCTACTTTGATTGGATCCTCTGGAGTATGGTTATTTGCTTTGGCGGGTATTGGGATCGCGCCGATCTATCCAACAGTCATGGCGTTATTAGCAAAGCGCTACCCCAATGGAATTGATGCTGCAATTTCATTTACAGTTACCTTAATGGGAATTGCGGTTGTGTTAGGTAATTTTATGATCGGGGCGATAATCGACTTTTTCAAGGAATGGTTCAGTAGCCTCCATGGGGCCGAAATCGGCTTAACACGTGGATTTCAAGCAGGGTTTATTTTTATCGGATTATGTGCTTTGCTTTGTTCGGTAGCGAGTGTTATATTGTATCGTTATTTGCAGAGAAAAAACGAAGTGATTTAA
- a CDS encoding LacI family DNA-binding transcriptional regulator codes for MAVTIKDVAKVANVTPSTVSRVISNSPRISEKTKRKVRQAMEELGYLPNFKARSLANRSTQTIGLVMPNSTDKVFQNPFFPEVIRGISKIAHSMEYALHISTGETEEEIYEGLVRMVQSGRVDGVILLYSRINDNVMSFLEEKKFPYTIIGKPYLNSDEISHVDNDNFSAAKEVTKYLLKLGHKRIGFVAGSLNLMVTLERKRGYESALLDSDITINNDYIVHEEFLREGGQEAISELLSLKEPPTSLVVADDLMAFGMLNTLDEMGLRVPDDISIISFNNLLLSEVSRPPLTSVDINIYNLGLQSAKCLIEKIKQPDEPAKRIIIPYKVIERNSCKKLS; via the coding sequence TTGGCAGTTACAATAAAAGATGTGGCAAAGGTAGCAAACGTTACCCCTTCAACAGTTTCAAGGGTCATCTCAAACAGCCCAAGAATAAGTGAAAAGACTAAAAGGAAAGTTCGTCAGGCAATGGAAGAGCTTGGATATTTGCCAAACTTTAAAGCAAGAAGTCTAGCAAATAGATCGACTCAAACAATTGGTTTAGTCATGCCTAATTCAACAGATAAGGTATTTCAGAATCCATTTTTTCCTGAAGTTATTCGTGGGATTAGTAAAATTGCACATAGTATGGAATATGCTTTACATATATCTACAGGAGAAACAGAGGAAGAGATTTATGAAGGTCTTGTCCGCATGGTACAAAGTGGTAGGGTAGATGGCGTTATTTTACTTTATTCTCGGATCAATGACAATGTTATGTCTTTTTTAGAGGAAAAGAAATTCCCTTATACAATCATAGGGAAACCGTATCTTAATAGTGATGAGATTTCTCATGTTGATAATGATAATTTTAGTGCAGCAAAGGAAGTAACCAAGTACTTGTTGAAGCTTGGACACAAAAGAATTGGATTTGTTGCTGGTTCTTTGAATTTAATGGTTACTTTAGAACGAAAACGTGGATATGAATCGGCACTATTAGATTCAGATATAACAATTAACAATGATTATATAGTTCATGAAGAGTTTCTAAGAGAAGGTGGGCAAGAGGCTATTTCGGAATTATTATCTCTAAAAGAACCTCCTACTTCATTAGTGGTGGCAGATGATTTAATGGCATTTGGTATGCTTAATACATTGGATGAAATGGGTCTTAGAGTACCTGACGATATTTCAATCATTAGCTTTAATAACCTCTTATTATCAGAGGTATCAAGACCACCTCTAACTTCAGTGGATATAAATATTTATAATTTAGGGTTACAATCCGCAAAATGCTTGATTGAAAAAATTAAACAACCTGATGAACCAGCAAAACGAATTATTATTCCTTATAAGGTGATTGAAAGAAACTCCTGTAAAAAACTGAGTTAA
- a CDS encoding PTS sugar transporter subunit IIC: MEILKGTVLLLLVLAFFTLFSYKAPKGMKAMGALANAAVAAFLVEAFQLYVGGDLLGIEFLGEVGTAAGGMGGVAAAALVALALGVSPVYALLLGVSCAGMGLLPGFIAGYLVAFLVKIIEKKLPAGLDLIVTILVAAPLVRLIAKYMSPVVDATLLNIGGIISETANSNPILMGIILGGVITVVATAPLSSMALTAMLGLTGLPMAIGALAVFGSSFMNYVLFDRLKFGNRRTTISVAIEPLTQANIISANPIPIYVTNFIGGAAAGIVVALAGLINNAPGTATPIAGLAVMYGFNDPLKVTITALICATVGALSGFLGSIIFKNFKIRTLAELTKEESQPVQEVA, translated from the coding sequence ATGGAAATTTTAAAAGGTACTGTTTTATTATTACTTGTTTTAGCTTTCTTTACATTATTCAGCTACAAAGCTCCTAAAGGAATGAAAGCGATGGGAGCACTTGCAAATGCAGCGGTAGCAGCCTTTTTAGTTGAAGCATTTCAATTATATGTAGGTGGAGATTTATTAGGCATTGAATTTCTTGGTGAGGTAGGAACTGCTGCTGGAGGTATGGGAGGAGTTGCTGCTGCAGCACTTGTTGCTCTTGCTTTAGGTGTTTCTCCTGTGTATGCTTTATTACTTGGCGTTTCTTGTGCAGGAATGGGTTTATTACCTGGTTTTATTGCAGGCTATCTCGTAGCCTTCCTAGTGAAAATCATTGAAAAGAAATTGCCAGCCGGTTTAGATCTAATTGTAACGATACTTGTTGCAGCACCACTTGTACGTTTAATTGCTAAATATATGAGTCCTGTTGTAGATGCAACCTTGCTTAATATTGGAGGAATTATTTCTGAGACAGCAAATAGTAATCCAATTTTAATGGGGATTATTTTAGGTGGAGTTATCACAGTTGTAGCAACAGCACCTTTAAGCTCAATGGCATTAACTGCGATGCTCGGATTAACAGGCCTACCTATGGCAATTGGGGCGTTGGCAGTATTCGGTTCTTCATTTATGAATTATGTTTTATTTGATCGTTTGAAATTTGGAAATAGAAGAACAACGATCTCTGTTGCGATTGAACCGTTAACACAGGCAAATATTATTTCTGCAAATCCGATCCCGATTTATGTAACAAATTTTATCGGCGGTGCAGCTGCAGGTATTGTTGTTGCGCTGGCAGGATTAATTAACAATGCACCAGGGACGGCAACACCGATTGCTGGGCTTGCGGTTATGTACGGATTTAATGATCCTTTAAAAGTAACCATAACAGCATTAATTTGTGCGACAGTTGGTGCGCTTAGCGGATTCCTAGGTTCAATTATTTTCAAAAACTTTAAGATCCGTACATTGGCTGAATTGACTAAAGAGGAATCACAACCTGTACAAGAGGTAGCATAA
- the sdaAA gene encoding L-serine ammonia-lyase, iron-sulfur-dependent, subunit alpha, producing the protein MFRNVAELVALAESKQVKIAEVMIQQEIEVTGLTREEIIEKMDRNLTVMEQAIERGLKGVQSFSGLTGGDAVLLQKYIKSGNSLTGTILLDAVSKAVATNEVNAAMGTICATPTAGSAGVVPGTLFAVKEKLNPTRMEMIEFLFTSAAFGFVVANNASISGAAGGCQAEVGSASGMAAAAIVELAGGTPAQSAEAMAITLKNMLGLVCDPVAGLVEVPCVKRNAMGASNAMTAADMALAGIKSKIPCDEVINAMYLIGQSMPSALRETAEGGLAATPTGKRLEKEIFG; encoded by the coding sequence ATGTTTAGAAACGTAGCAGAGCTTGTCGCGCTTGCAGAAAGCAAACAAGTGAAAATAGCAGAAGTGATGATTCAACAAGAGATAGAGGTTACGGGTCTTACACGAGAAGAAATAATAGAAAAAATGGACCGAAATCTAACTGTCATGGAGCAGGCGATTGAACGGGGTCTAAAAGGTGTCCAATCTTTTTCAGGACTTACAGGTGGAGATGCTGTATTATTACAAAAATATATAAAAAGTGGAAATTCTTTAACTGGAACTATTTTGTTAGATGCAGTAAGTAAGGCGGTTGCCACGAACGAGGTTAACGCAGCGATGGGAACGATTTGTGCAACACCTACAGCAGGCTCAGCAGGAGTGGTACCAGGTACATTATTCGCTGTGAAGGAAAAGTTAAACCCAACTCGTATGGAAATGATTGAATTTTTGTTTACATCAGCAGCATTCGGATTTGTCGTAGCAAATAATGCTTCCATCTCAGGTGCAGCTGGTGGCTGTCAGGCAGAAGTGGGTTCGGCTAGTGGAATGGCAGCTGCAGCAATCGTTGAACTTGCTGGTGGAACACCTGCACAATCTGCAGAAGCAATGGCCATTACACTGAAAAATATGCTCGGTTTAGTATGTGATCCTGTTGCTGGTTTAGTTGAGGTGCCATGTGTCAAGCGTAATGCAATGGGTGCTTCAAACGCAATGACTGCAGCCGATATGGCATTAGCGGGGATTAAAAGTAAAATTCCTTGTGATGAAGTCATCAATGCAATGTATTTAATCGGACAATCCATGCCATCTGCCCTAAGAGAAACAGCAGAAGGCGGCCTAGCGGCAACACCAACAGGCAAGCGACTCGAAAAAGAAATATTCGGATAA
- a CDS encoding YesL family protein, giving the protein MNKLMLFFDWIYRLLYLNALWVLFTVAGLVVFGLFPSTTSMFYIAKEWLNGNKDFPVFKTFFTKFKEEFVRSEIIGAIVVGIAVLLYFDLQFFFQKDGTIFYILRYLMLTVAFLYVMILAFLFPLFVQMKIPLGEFFKNVLFISITRILHSVIMAAGCFTIFVVFAKFAGLFIFFFGSTIAFWLTWNAKIALNKIHQKREIYQ; this is encoded by the coding sequence GTGAATAAATTAATGTTATTTTTTGATTGGATCTATCGTTTACTCTACTTAAATGCTTTGTGGGTACTGTTTACTGTTGCAGGTTTGGTTGTTTTTGGACTATTCCCTTCCACTACTTCAATGTTTTATATTGCAAAAGAATGGTTAAACGGAAACAAAGATTTTCCCGTCTTTAAGACATTTTTCACTAAATTCAAAGAAGAATTTGTAAGATCTGAAATAATAGGAGCGATTGTAGTAGGAATAGCCGTTTTACTTTATTTTGATCTTCAATTCTTCTTTCAAAAAGATGGAACAATCTTTTACATCTTAAGATATCTCATGCTAACTGTAGCGTTTTTATATGTAATGATTCTCGCATTTTTGTTTCCACTTTTTGTCCAAATGAAAATACCACTTGGAGAATTTTTTAAGAATGTCTTGTTTATTAGTATCACACGAATCCTACATAGTGTGATAATGGCAGCCGGGTGTTTCACAATATTTGTTGTTTTTGCAAAGTTCGCTGGGTTATTTATCTTCTTCTTTGGAAGCACTATTGCTTTCTGGTTAACTTGGAACGCGAAAATTGCATTAAACAAGATACACCAAAAGCGGGAGATTTATCAATAA
- a CDS encoding helix-turn-helix transcriptional regulator — protein sequence MRDHNKPIFDLAIRTADMLVKMYGTRCEVAVHDFKDLKKSLIYLAGNVTGRKIGSPITDLVLKELAKPEEGIKDIPNYKTQTPKGQIMKSSTVFLRDYEEKPIGALCINYDISLFVQFGGEIEEFIHFDTNETTTESFYSTVQDVIHGMVDEVLLSFKKAPSSMTIEEKVECVRILDKKGTFLIKGATEYVAHALGVSKFTVYNYLQKIRMINDYQLGEAEKAKI from the coding sequence TTGAGAGATCATAATAAACCAATTTTTGACTTGGCAATTCGGACAGCCGATATGCTAGTGAAAATGTATGGTACAAGATGTGAAGTGGCTGTTCACGATTTTAAGGATTTAAAAAAATCACTCATTTATTTAGCTGGTAATGTGACGGGAAGAAAAATTGGATCACCGATTACCGATTTAGTCCTAAAGGAATTAGCGAAACCAGAAGAGGGAATTAAGGATATTCCTAATTATAAAACCCAGACCCCAAAAGGTCAGATTATGAAGTCGTCAACCGTCTTTTTACGAGATTACGAGGAAAAGCCGATTGGTGCTCTCTGTATTAATTACGATATTAGCCTTTTTGTCCAGTTCGGTGGTGAAATTGAGGAATTTATTCATTTTGACACGAATGAGACAACAACAGAAAGTTTTTATTCTACTGTTCAAGATGTTATTCATGGCATGGTAGATGAAGTTCTTCTTAGCTTTAAAAAGGCTCCTTCAAGTATGACGATCGAAGAAAAAGTTGAATGTGTCCGGATTCTTGACAAAAAAGGAACGTTCTTGATTAAAGGTGCCACTGAATATGTTGCACACGCCTTAGGTGTTTCAAAGTTTACAGTCTACAATTATCTTCAAAAAATAAGAATGATCAATGACTATCAACTTGGGGAAGCTGAAAAGGCAAAAATTTAA